AGGGGCAGGTCAGGGACGGTCCCTGATTTGTTGACAGTTAACTTGCTATAATAAATTGATGCGTGAGACTCCCTTAAAACGCGATAAAAATATGATCAAACGAAAGGGTGATCGGTTTTTCCTTTTATTCCTATTTGTTTTTGTGGTTTTTACGGCGCTTTTTTTGCGTTTAGGGTATTTACAGATTTTACAATCGGCAAAGTATACTTCATTGGCAGAAAATCAACGAACACGAACGTCAGATCTATTACCGCGACGCGGAAGTATCCTGTTGTCGGAAAAAGACGGCGTGGAACCATTCTCTGTGGCGACCACCAGGCAAGCAGAGTCCGCGTACGTAGAACCGCGCGTGATTAAAAATTTGGATTATACCGTAGGCATATTATCAGAGATATTGATGCGTTATGATCAGCGGGAAGTGGCGAGACGCGAAAAATTATTAGACGATTCCGGTCAGAATACGTTAGGGGAAATTGAAACAAGAAATAAGGATCGGAAAATTTTAATAGGAGAGGAAAAGTTAAAACAAGATGAGCAGGCTAAGCAGGATATTCAGAACCGATTACGTAACAAATTGAGTAATCCGAAAGATCCGTACGAGCCGTTAATTGCCTCTTATCAAAGATTCGACGATCAACTGATTCAGGATTTAAAAAATTTGAATTTGCCGGAAATTCGCTTTGAAAAATTTTACGATCGATATTATCCGGAAGAAACTTTAGCGGCGCAAGTATTGGGTTATGTGCGTCAAGAAGGAATAGGAATTAAGGGAGAATATGGAATTGAAGGGGCAATGAATGATGTTTTACAAGGTCGTTCCGGTTTTATGGCGTCGGAACGGGACGTGATTGGGCGTTTAATTTCCGTAAGCAGTATGGACCTTAAACCGGCAGAGGACGGGGCGGACATCGTGTTGACAATTGATCGAATTGTTCAAACCTACGCGGAAAGTGTCGCGAAGCAGGGGCGCGATAAATTTAGCGCGGAAAAGGCCAGTATTATTGTTGCGGATCCTTACACGGGAGAAATAAAGGCAATTGCAAATTATCCGACATTTGATCCAAATTATTTTGGGGATGTTCGTGATATAAGTGTTATGCGCAACAATGCAATTCTTGATGTTTTTGAACCCGGGTCTATTTTTAAGCCGTTAATTATGTCGATTGCCATCGATTTGGGCTTGGTTACCCCTAACACGACGATGAATGATGCGGGTGCCTTGAAAGTTGGAAAATATATAATTAATACTTTTAACGGTAAGCATTTGGGGGTGATAACGATGACTCAAATTCTCGAGCAATCAAATAACGTCGGAATGGTTTGGGTGGCGCAAAAAATCGGTGCGGAAAAACTTTTTGAAGGATTGCGTCATTTCGGGATCGGCGATAAAACAGGTTTGCCGCTCACTGGAGAGGCGGCTCGCGCTTTACCACTTCCGGATACTTGGTCGGAAGTAAAACTCGATACAATCAGTTTTGGACAAGGCGTCGTGGTTACTCCGATGCAGATGTTGGTTTCGGCAATGGCGGTAATAAACGGGGGACAACTTTTGGAACCGCATATTATCAAAGAAATTCGTTACTCCAATGGTAATGTTGATAAAACGCAAGTAAAGCTGATTCGACAGGTTGTTTCTCCTGAATCCGCAACGAAAGTTTCGGCAATGATGACTTCTGTTGTTGAAAATGGCGTGGGTGCGTTGGCAAAAGTAAAAGGATATTATGTGGGCGGTAAAACCGGGACTGCGCAAGTGGTGGAATCGGAAACGGGGCGTTATTCCGCCGATAAGAAAATTATTTCCTTTTTTGGGTTCGCGCCGGCCGATAAGCCCAAATTTGCGGTGCTAATTATTCTTGATAATCCGAAAGGTTTAAGTTTTGCTTCTGGAACCGCAGCACCAATGTTTCATGATTTAGCGAGCAAGCTTTTGAACTACTATATGGTGCCACCGACGCGGTGAGGGTGTCGGGAGAAGGTGGTGTAATTTTTATGAGCACCTTTTTTAATAAGAGCTCTTTCTGAGTTCAGATTTGTATATGGTATTTAGTATATAGTATATGGATTTACAATGTTTGGTGGTAAGATAATTTTTTGCGGTTGACTAATCATTGGTCGGAACTTTACAAAACAACATCGGACAATAATTCCATATACCATACACTAAATACTATACGCTTTTTCTAATTGTGCACGGTGTTTGTTTTGTTGTTTATGTTCTTGACTTTGGAAATGCCAAATAATATACTCTAAAGTCCGCTATGGTGGCGGAGTATGAAGATCCTTTCACAACTGAAAGAGAGGTGCGATATGGCAGGCACGGAGCGTGTTTTGACGCTTCCGGAGTTGCAAAAAAGGGCACTCCGGGCGTTGGACGATGCACGGCTTGTTTGTTGGGCGCGGGACGAAAGTCTTAAGCCGAGGGAGGTTTTGCGTTTGGCGCAGGGGCTTAAGGGGTTGTCTCGTCGACAACCCGAGGCAGCAAGATGCATGGCGGTGATCCGCCGTGACTATGGCCTAGAAGCCCTGGATCTATTTATCTCAAGCATGGCGCGAGCA
This window of the bacterium genome carries:
- a CDS encoding penicillin-binding protein 2, which encodes MIKRKGDRFFLLFLFVFVVFTALFLRLGYLQILQSAKYTSLAENQRTRTSDLLPRRGSILLSEKDGVEPFSVATTRQAESAYVEPRVIKNLDYTVGILSEILMRYDQREVARREKLLDDSGQNTLGEIETRNKDRKILIGEEKLKQDEQAKQDIQNRLRNKLSNPKDPYEPLIASYQRFDDQLIQDLKNLNLPEIRFEKFYDRYYPEETLAAQVLGYVRQEGIGIKGEYGIEGAMNDVLQGRSGFMASERDVIGRLISVSSMDLKPAEDGADIVLTIDRIVQTYAESVAKQGRDKFSAEKASIIVADPYTGEIKAIANYPTFDPNYFGDVRDISVMRNNAILDVFEPGSIFKPLIMSIAIDLGLVTPNTTMNDAGALKVGKYIINTFNGKHLGVITMTQILEQSNNVGMVWVAQKIGAEKLFEGLRHFGIGDKTGLPLTGEAARALPLPDTWSEVKLDTISFGQGVVVTPMQMLVSAMAVINGGQLLEPHIIKEIRYSNGNVDKTQVKLIRQVVSPESATKVSAMMTSVVENGVGALAKVKGYYVGGKTGTAQVVESETGRYSADKKIISFFGFAPADKPKFAVLIILDNPKGLSFASGTAAPMFHDLASKLLNYYMVPPTR